One stretch of Malus domestica chromosome 14, GDT2T_hap1 DNA includes these proteins:
- the LOC139191417 gene encoding uncharacterized protein, with protein MTRSSNPVQEHILDFDDDFERELRRKRKNPEPSESSASSESVSEVEEEVEDMAADNRTIKELSTSGLDNAAPLCIQYPRVAQDKTAEFELKSSLLHHIPKYHGLSMEDPNKHLKEFEVVCSSMTPV; from the exons atgactcggagttctaatccggttcaagaacatattttagactttgacgacgattttgagcgtgagttgagacgaaagaggaagaacccggaacctagtgaatcaagtgcaagttccgagtccgtttctgaagttgaagaggaagtggaagacatggcagcggacaaccgaacgatcaaggagctttccacttcgggattggataatgccgcacctctatgtatccagTACCCTAGGGTGGCTCAGGACAAAACtgccgagttcgaattgaagtcaagcttgttacatcacattccgaagtaccatgggctgtccatggaagatccaaacaagcacttgaaggagtttgaagtcgtttgctcaagcatgactccg gtttag